GCCCTCTTGCCAGCCAGGTCGTACATCCTCTACCCGATCCCCCTTTCGCGGGTTGCCTCCCGCTTCTCCCAGCCCTCGGCGAACAGGTTGAAGTGTACCTTCTGCCTGGGGTGTTCCCTCACCGCTTCCTCGTCCAGCTCCACCCCCAGCCCCGGCCCCTGCGGCAGGGAGAAGTAGCCGTCCACCACCTCCGGCAGCCCCGGGGCGGTCTCCTTCAGCCAGGGGTCGGCGAAGTCGTTGAAGTACTCCTGGATGCGGAAGTTCGTGGTCGTGGCCGCGAGGTGCAGCGCGGCGGCCGTGCTGATCTGACCGCCCACGTTGTGCGGGGCGACCGTCACGTAGCAGGCGTCGGCCCAGGCGGCGAGCTTCTTGGTCTCCAGCAGCCCCCCGATGTGGCTTATGTCCGGCTGTATCACGTCCGCCGCCTGCAGCTCGAAGAGCTCCCGGTACTCGGCGCGCTGGTGGATGCGCTCCCCGGTGGCGACGGGGATGCCCGCCGGGGCCTTCTCGGAGACCTTCCTCAGCGCTTTGAGGTTGGTGGGGGGCACCGGCTCCTCGGCCCAACCAGGGTCGTAGGGTTCGAGCAGCCGGATCATCTCCAGCGCCTGCGCCGGGGAGAAGCGGCCGTGCATCTCCAGCAGGATCTCCACCTCCGGCCCCACCGCATCCCGCACCGCCTCCACGAGCCCCACCGCCCGCAGCTTCTCCTCCCGTTCCAGCTCGTAGTAGCCGGGGCCGAAGGGGTCCACCTTCAGCGCCCTGTACCCCCGCTCCACCACCCGCCGGGCCGCCGCGTGGAACTCCTCGGGCTCCCGTTCGACCCGGTACCAGCCGTTGGCGTAAGCCTTGACCTTCTCCCTCACCGGGCCGCCCAGCAGGTTGTACACCGGCTGGCCGAGCGCCTTGCCCACTATGTCCCAGCAGGCCATCTCGAAGCAGGCGAGCCCCGAACTCAAGACCTCCCCGGGCCGCGAGAAGTCGTCGCGGGTGAGCTTCAGCACCAGCTCCTCCATCCGGAAGGGATCGTGCCCGATTACGTGCCTGTCCGCGGCCTCCCGGAGGTAGCCCAGAAGCGCCTCGGTGTGGTTCACCATCCGCGCCTCGCCCAGACCCGTCAGCCCCTCGTCGGTGCTGAGACGCACGATGGTGAGGTTGCGCCACTCCGTGCCCACCACGAAGGTCTCGACCCCACTGATCCTCATACCGCCTCCTTCGCCGGCGTCGCCGGGATGCCCGCGAAGGGCGTCCCGGGCTCGGTGGCGGCCGCCTCCGGGTAGTAGCGCTCCAGCATCGAGAGCCCTATCTCGGCCCTCCGGACCCGCTCGCGCCCGAGGGCGACCGCCGTCTCCTCCAGGTGTGTCCCGCTCGGGTAGACGTTCGGGGCGTTCCTCAGGCCGAACTTCACGAACACCGGGGCGGCCGCCCGCACTATCTCGGGGATCTCGTAGTGGCGCACAAAACCCCCGAAGTCGTCGGGGACCTCCACGTAGACGTCGAGCGGCAGGTCGCACGCCCGCCGGATGGCCGCGAGCTGCGCGGGCGAGAGGTCGGTGGGCACGTTGTATGTGTCGGCCCCGAGCTCCTCCATCGCCTTCACGGCGGCGGCGTTGGCCGCCGCGAGCTGCACCGAGACCTTGACGACGAGGTCCCGGGGCAGCTCGCCCCGCGCCTTGAGATCGCGCAGCACCCACAGAAGGCCCGCGTCGGCGACGAGAACGCCCCGCAGCCCCAGCTCCACCCCCCGCAGCACGTCCTCCAGCGCGTAGGCGAGCTGGTCCTGCCCCCGGTGTTGGGCACCTACAACCCGCCCCGCCGGGGAGACCGCTCCCGCTCCCGTCTCCCACGAGGCCCGTGGCCCCACGAAGAGCGAGAGCTCTATCCGGGCCTCGCGGGCCATGGCGCACATCTCGGAGATCTCCGCGTCGGTGAGGAGCATGATGCCCGAACCCTGCGAGACGCGGTGGATGTGCACCCCCCGCCTCTCAGCCTCCTCGAGCACGGCTTCCAGCACCCGCGGCCCCTCGACGCTGGGGATCTCGA
The Rubrobacter xylanophilus genome window above contains:
- a CDS encoding mandelate racemase/muconate lactonizing enzyme family protein, encoding MRISGVETFVVGTEWRNLTIVRLSTDEGLTGLGEARMVNHTEALLGYLREAADRHVIGHDPFRMEELVLKLTRDDFSRPGEVLSSGLACFEMACWDIVGKALGQPVYNLLGGPVREKVKAYANGWYRVEREPEEFHAAARRVVERGYRALKVDPFGPGYYELEREEKLRAVGLVEAVRDAVGPEVEILLEMHGRFSPAQALEMIRLLEPYDPGWAEEPVPPTNLKALRKVSEKAPAGIPVATGERIHQRAEYRELFELQAADVIQPDISHIGGLLETKKLAAWADACYVTVAPHNVGGQISTAAALHLAATTTNFRIQEYFNDFADPWLKETAPGLPEVVDGYFSLPQGPGLGVELDEEAVREHPRQKVHFNLFAEGWEKREATRERGIG
- a CDS encoding U32 family peptidase → MRSRGLLAGLGLPGGEPGELPDSPKRFPDGAQYRVEIPSVEGPRVLEAVLEEAERRGVHIHRVSQGSGIMLLTDAEISEMCAMAREARIELSLFVGPRASWETGAGAVSPAGRVVGAQHRGQDQLAYALEDVLRGVELGLRGVLVADAGLLWVLRDLKARGELPRDLVVKVSVQLAAANAAAVKAMEELGADTYNVPTDLSPAQLAAIRRACDLPLDVYVEVPDDFGGFVRHYEIPEIVRAAAPVFVKFGLRNAPNVYPSGTHLEETAVALGRERVRRAEIGLSMLERYYPEAAATEPGTPFAGIPATPAKEAV